In [Phormidium] sp. ETS-05, the genomic window TCGATTTCTGGCACGGTGGAAACCAATGTTGCCAGGAGAGTTTGCAGCTTTTGGAACAGGAAGATATCCCGGGCGTCCGGTCCGGCGGCTTTCCAAGATTGAGCCAGACTATCGATACCTTCGGCGAGGGCTTTTCCTTCTTCCACGATGCGGCTGGCGTTACCTTTGGCGCGGGCGATCGCGGCTGCACATTCCGCCTCCGCTGGCGCCACCACATCGGCTTGCAACTGCTGACGCACCTGCTCGATGCGGGCTTTTTGTACTGCCAATTCCGCTTGGGTGCGGGCAACTTCCGAGGCAATTTCTGCCTCTACTTCTGCCACTACGGCGCTACGCATAGTTAAGGCATCTTGGAGGCGCCGCTGAGCTTCAGCGCGGGCAATTTCCATATCCCGATCGATGCGCTTGATGGCAGTAGTTTTCTCATTTTCCGCAGACTGGATGACTGACTGAGCCTTGGCTCTGGCTTCCGCAATGCGGGAATCTCGCAATAATTCCGCTCGTGGCTTCCGCCCGATCGAATCCAAATAGCGCACATCATCAGAAATATTCTGGATTTGCAGGTTATCCAACACCAAACCCAATTTTTCCAAATCCTCCTCTGCCTCTTCCAGCAAACTTTTGGCAAAAGCGATTTTATCTTCGTTCACCTGCTCCGGCGTCAAAGAAGCCAAAACCCCGCGCAAATTCCCTTCCAAAGTTTCGCGGGCAATTTTCTCGATTTCTTTGGGGCTTTTGCCCAACAGCCGCTCGATCGCATTGTGAATCGTCGGCTCGTTACCCGCAATTTTAATATTAGCCACACCCTGAACCGTCAGAGGAATGCCGCCTTTGCAATAAGCATTCGCCACCTTTAATTCCACAATAGTGTTGCTCAAATCCATGCGGTAGGCACCTTCTAACAGAGGCAACCGGACGCTGCTACCGCCTTTGACGATGCGATATCCCACTTTCCGTCCGTCCGGGAGGTGGGTGGTGGAACCAGCGAAAATCAGCACTTCACTGGGTTGGCAAACATAATAGAGATTGCGGATGACGAAAAATCCCGCTCCCGTCCCCATACCCAAAATTCCCAGCAATAATAAGATAACTTCCATTGTTGTTTGTCCTTGGTTATTAGTCCTTGGTCATTGGTCATTTGTCCTTGGTCATTTGTCCTTGGTCATTTGTCCTTGGTCATTTGTCCTTGGTCATTTGTCCTTGGTCATTTGTCCTTTGTTTATTCATACAAGTGATATGATAAAAAACGTCATTTTTTACTCATACAAGTAACAAGGGACAAGTAACAAGGGACGAGTGACAAGGGACAAGGGACAAGTGACAATTATCAATTATCACTTGTCATTACGACGGTTGAGGGTGCCAACTACATCGATACCGAGGGTATTGTGAACCCGTTCTAAGAACTGGCGGACAATTTCGGGATAGGCATTGGCCAGAGAAGCAATAGATTTGCCATCACCATTATCAATAATGCTGATTTTATCCAGCTTCACTCTCGCCGGAACTTTGGCCGCTTGTTGCATTACGGTTTCGATTTGTTGTAACAAGAACACCTCGGAAGCATCGGCGCCGATTTCTTGCCAAACTTGGGATAAAACATCGTTGGCAACTGCAGCAGCGCGGGCATTTTCTGCCAATACTGCGGCTTCTCCCTTGGCTTGCAGCTCCCTGGCTTCTCGGCGAGCCTCGGCGGGTAAAACTTCGTCCGCTTCTAGGCGTAAACGCTCTAGTTCGGCGCGAATGGTTTGCAGTTGCTTTTCGGCTCTAGCTCTGGCTTCTTTGGCGGCGGCTTTGGTGCGCTCTTCTTCTGAACGCGCTTGCTGTTCTAGTTCCGCCTTGGTTTTGCGCAAGGCGTTTTCTTGTTGCTGCACTGCCATTGTCGCCTGACTTTTGGCAACTTCCGACTGGGAAATGCACTCGGCTTCGACGCTTTCTGCTGCGGTTTTGGCGTTGGATTCGGCAATTTCTGTATTGCGCACAATCAGGGCAATTTGTCTTCTGCCAATGGAGTTAAGATAGTCCACATCGTCAGAGACGCTCTGAATTTTGAGGGTATCGAGCTGTAAACCCAGTTTCGCGAGGTCGTCACTCACATCTTTGGCGATGCGTTCGGCGAATTGTAGGCGGTCTTCGTTGAGTTGTTCTGGGGTGAGGGTGGCGACCACACCGCGCAAGTTGCCTTCTAGGGTTTCGCGAGCCACGCGGGCGATTTCCGTGCGGTTGCGATCGAGAAAGCGTTCGATCGCGTTACCGGCTACATTCGGGTCATTGGAGATTTTCACATTGGCGATCGCCTGAATTTTCAGCGGTATCCCTCCCTTAGAATAAGCATTCGTCACCTCCACTGGCACTGGCATCGTGGTCATATCCATTCTTTTCACCGTTTCCAGGATAGGAATGGCGATCGCTCTCCCCCCAAAAATCACCCGATACCCCACCATCTGCCCTTCTTTTGTGTGTCGCTTCCTCCCAGACAAAATCAAGATTTCATTCGGCTTGCATATGTACAAAAAATTATTCAAAAACCACAAAAACATCATCACGCCGAATATGGACAAAGCCACAGGCAGCGCCGTCGCCATTTCTCCTTGCAATCCACTGGAGTTGACGGCATTGCCCTCGTAATTATTAGAGCTGTCCGCTTGCGCTATGATTTCTACTGTTTGCATATTTGTCATTTGTCATTTGTCCTTGGTTATTTGTCCTTGGTTATTTGTTATTTGTCATTTGTCATTTGTCCTTTGTCCTTTGTCTGCCAGGGGTTTCTTAACTAATCTTCGTTGAAAATCCCAAAATTGTCCCAGAAGGTTTATCCTCCACCGAACAAGGGACAAGGGACAAATGACCAATGACAAATTAATCATTAATCAATCTTCTATTTCCCGCACATCGGCTTGAGAAACTACCCACAAATGATTATTTTTCATGCCGACGATAAAAACTTTTTCCCCTTTTTGAAAACCTTGCGCTTCCTCAGTAAAAGCCCCGAAATCTATGCCAGAACCCTTGACATTTAACCGCACTTTGCCTTTACTGGTAGCATCAAAAGGAATTTCCACCGTAGCCGACATACCGATAACATCGGCGGCTCGTACCATACTATCAGCTTGGCTCCACTGCAGGAGGCGCAAAGCCCAAACCATACCCGTACCGCAGACAATCCCCATTGCCACTGCAAAAGAGGCAATAGTTACTGGTGCTAGGATAGTAAACTTGGATAAGACGACACCAGTTAACCCGAAAAAACAACTGCCAAAAGTCCAAAACCTAATGCTGGTAAAAGGTTGTCCCAGTTTCCGCAACCAGAAACCGGGTTTTCTCTGCAATGCTTTTGGGGTGCCATTGGCTTCTAGAGCTTTTCCGGGAACGATTTGCCAGTCGGCGTCAAATTCATGGTGAAAATTGCCGAAATCGTGGTGAAAATCGGCGCCATCGATACCGCCAATGGCGGCTAGGAATACGAAGCTGCCACCCACCAACAAACAGGCGAGGTATAACAACTGCATTTGCTTCAGCCAGTGGCCCTGGGAAAATACGGGGTTTAGTTAAATTTTGCCAGATAAGTAGGGTGATGGGTGGTTTCTTGACAAATTGTTATATTTCTCAGGGTCTTTTTCCCCGGTCAGATTATATGGTATTCTTCATGGAGGAAAATTAAAATCAGATTAAATTTTTGGGTTGAGGAAGGGGGATTTTAAGCACCAGCTCCTACCGGGGAGAGGGTGGGTTGGTAACGGCGCTCCTCTGGAGGCGGGGTGAAAGTGCGGCAACTCATAGAACAAGCACTCCAGCTACCCCGCACGGGTACTCCGAGGAGGTGACAGCAACCGCCGCGCCGTCCTTCAATCTCGTAGTAATGGCACGAGGCGCAGCGAGCCGGGGAACAAGTTTGAGTATTCATCAGGCAAGTCCTTTGCTTCAGCCGCTCTTAGTATGACCGATCGGACGGTGAAGCAGCAGCGATCGCGCTCATATGGTGGCGGTGACGGCGATCGTTGCTTTCATACCCCAAATATGCAGGGGTGAATTTGTCCTTTAGTTACCTCTTGTTGCCGGGGATACATAACCAGCATACAAAGAAATCTTGGACAAAGGACGAACTACTTAGTAATTTACCATTATAGCCCCAATCTGAGATAATAAACATCCCATCGGTCAAGGAAATCAACCATGCGACTGTCACAAATGCTCTTTGTCACCCTGCGGGAAGACCCAGCAGAAGCGGAAATCCCCAGTCACAAACTGCTGCTGCGCGCCGGATACATCCGCCGCATCGCCAGCGGCGTCTATGCTTACCTCCCCCTAATGTGGCGCGTCCTCAAAAAAGTCTCTCAAATCGTGCGAGGAAATGGACGCCACCGGGGCCCTAGAATGCTTACTCCCCCAGATGCAGCCAGCGGAATTATGGCAAGAGTCGGGACGCTGGGATACTTATACCAAAACCGAGGGCATCATGTTTTCCCTCACCGACAGACAACAGCGGGAAATGGGCCTCGGTCCGACGCACGAAGAAGTCATTACCGCTGTAGCGCGAGATACCATCCGCTCCTACCGCCAGCTCCCCCTCCACCTCTACCAAATTCAAACCAAATTCCGCGACGAAATCCGCCCCCGCTTTGGTTTGATGCGCGGTAGAGAATTTATTATGAAAGATGGCTACTCCTTCCACGCGGACGTTGACAGCCTGAAAAAAACTTATCAGGATATGTATCAAGCCTACAGCAACATTATGAGTCGTTGCGGTTTGGCCTTCAGAGCTGTAGAAGCCGATTCCGGCGCCATTGGTGGCAGCGGTTCTCAAGAATTTATGATATTAGCCGAAGCCGGGGAAGATGAAGTCCTCTACACGGAAGATGGCAAATATGCCGCTAATGTGGAAAAAGCCGTTTCTTTACCCCCCGATGCTGCGGTTTCACCGTTTACTAAGTATGAAAAGCGGGAAACTCCGGGCACAGATACGATAGACAAATTATGTCAATTTCTCAAGTGTTCTCCCACCACAGTGGTCAAAAATGTTTTGTATCAAGTGGTGTATAATAATGGGGTGACTTTGCTGGTACTGGTCAGCATCCGGGGCGACCAAGATGTAAATGAAGTGAAGTTGCAGAATGAATTAACTAGGTTGGCGCCTAATTATGGGGCGAAAACTTTGGTAGCCCTGAAGGTTCCCGATGCGGACGAGCAACAAAAATGGGCGGCAAAACCCCTACCTTTGGGCTACATAGCGCCGAATTTAGCTGATGATTATATCGCTGACCAAAAACAGGTACATAGCCAGTTTTTACGGTTAGTAGATCCCACGGCAAAAGACTTGACAAATTTTGTGACTGGTGCTAATGAAGCGGGTTATCATGTGGTGGGAGCAAATTGGAGTAAAGATTTTCTCCCCGGAGCGGTAGTGGACCTGCGCAAAGCGAAGGCGGGGGATGGGGCAATCCATGACCCCAGTCAAACTCTCCAGAGTGCCCGGGGTATCGAAGCGGGTCATATCTTCCAGTTGGGTACTAAGTATTCTCAGGCGATGGGAGCAACTTACACCAGCGAAACGGGGGAGGAAAAACCCTTGGTGATGGGTTGTTATGGGATTGGGGTGTCGCGGTTGGCGCAAGCTGCGGTAGAGCAATCTTTTGACCAAGATGGGATAATTTGGCCGGTGGCGATCGCCCCTTATCACGTCATCATCTGTATCCCCAATATCACCGATACCGCCCAAGTGGAAATCGCGGAAAAACTTTACACCGAACTCCGCCAAGCTGGGATAGAAACCTTGCTGGACGATCGGGCCGATCGGGCGGGGGTGAAGTTCAAAGATGCGGACCTGATTGGCATTCCCTACCGCATCGTCCCCGGACGTTCCATCAAAAACGGCAAAGTGGAATTAGTCACCCGCTCCACCCGCGCCAGCGAAGAAATCCCCATTACCGATGTAGTTTCCACCCTCAAAGAGCGGCTGGGGAATTAGTCATTTGTCCTTTGTCCCTGGTCCCTAGTCACTTGTCCCTTGTCCCTAGTCACTTGTCCCTTGTCCCGTGACAAATGACAAAGGACTCTTGGACAAATGACAAATGACAAAGGACAAAAAATCAACAAATTCGGGGTAGCTGCTCCCCAGTGAGCATATCAATAATCCGAGCGGCCCCGATTTTACTGCGCAAGCTGACCAAACCGGTGGTTTCCGCCGTCACGGAGCCAATTTGACAGGCTCCTACCCCTAACGGATGTTGCTGCATAATCGCCAAAGCTCGATCGGCATCTTGGGGGGCGACAAAAGCCACAAACCGGCCCTCACAAGCTACATACAGGGGGTCTAAACCCAACATTTCACAAGCTCCCTGTACTTGTTCCTCTACGGGAATCAGACTTTCATCAATTTGAATATCCTTCCTAGAGGCGGTGGCAATTTCATTTAGGGTAGTGGCTAAACCCCCCCTGGTCAAATCCCGGAGGCAGTGAATTTCTATCCCTGCAGCCAGCAACTGGCCCACCAAATCTGCCACGGGTGCCACATCGCTTTCAATGGTATGAGTAAAGGCTAATCCCTCCCGCATGGCCATAATAGCGATACCGTGTCTCCCGATGTCGCCATTGAGCAGCAGCACATCACCCGATCGCACGGCTTGGGGGGCAATGGTTAAGTCATGCTCGATAATGCCTACTCCGGCGGTGTTGATGAAAATGCCATCGCCTTTCCCTCTATCTACCACTTTGGTATCGCCGGTGATAATGCGGACTCCCGCTTTCTGGGCCGTCGCCTGCATCGACTGCACTACTTGCCAGAGAGACTCGATCGCCAGTCCTTCTTCGAGAATGAAACCCGCACTCAAGTACAGGGGCCTAGCACCCGCCATCGCCAAATCGTTCACCGTCCCGCATACGGCGATCGAGCCAATATCCCCCCCAGGGAAAAACAGCGGACGCACCACATAA contains:
- a CDS encoding flotillin family protein, which gives rise to MTNMQTVEIIAQADSSNNYEGNAVNSSGLQGEMATALPVALSIFGVMMFLWFLNNFLYICKPNEILILSGRKRHTKEGQMVGYRVIFGGRAIAIPILETVKRMDMTTMPVPVEVTNAYSKGGIPLKIQAIANVKISNDPNVAGNAIERFLDRNRTEIARVARETLEGNLRGVVATLTPEQLNEDRLQFAERIAKDVSDDLAKLGLQLDTLKIQSVSDDVDYLNSIGRRQIALIVRNTEIAESNAKTAAESVEAECISQSEVAKSQATMAVQQQENALRKTKAELEQQARSEEERTKAAAKEARARAEKQLQTIRAELERLRLEADEVLPAEARREARELQAKGEAAVLAENARAAAVANDVLSQVWQEIGADASEVFLLQQIETVMQQAAKVPARVKLDKISIIDNGDGKSIASLANAYPEIVRQFLERVHNTLGIDVVGTLNRRNDK
- a CDS encoding NfeD family protein, translating into MQLLYLACLLVGGSFVFLAAIGGIDGADFHHDFGNFHHEFDADWQIVPGKALEANGTPKALQRKPGFWLRKLGQPFTSIRFWTFGSCFFGLTGVVLSKFTILAPVTIASFAVAMGIVCGTGMVWALRLLQWSQADSMVRAADVIGMSATVEIPFDATSKGKVRLNVKGSGIDFGAFTEEAQGFQKGEKVFIVGMKNNHLWVVSQADVREIED
- a CDS encoding flotillin family protein; the protein is MEVILLLLGILGMGTGAGFFVIRNLYYVCQPSEVLIFAGSTTHLPDGRKVGYRIVKGGSSVRLPLLEGAYRMDLSNTIVELKVANAYCKGGIPLTVQGVANIKIAGNEPTIHNAIERLLGKSPKEIEKIARETLEGNLRGVLASLTPEQVNEDKIAFAKSLLEEAEEDLEKLGLVLDNLQIQNISDDVRYLDSIGRKPRAELLRDSRIAEARAKAQSVIQSAENEKTTAIKRIDRDMEIARAEAQRRLQDALTMRSAVVAEVEAEIASEVARTQAELAVQKARIEQVRQQLQADVVAPAEAECAAAIARAKGNASRIVEEGKALAEGIDSLAQSWKAAGPDARDIFLFQKLQTLLATLVSTVPEIEVEKVTVIDAEGGSTATKMAAFFEQLRQGAGVDIPGVLQGSKGAREQGSRGAGEQGSRGAGEMGFGFAQPTGKHSDGETGRLGEDSSIPPVHKSPHHSVSQSSRGNHPVVGPKRQRLELSEPEIYPEVRDFAPADNLSSSFPAVSAPSLAPTNSADTDPSFLAALETEIQDFLNGLAQQNITNVQTVEYLQEAIEEYPYLKKRLQRAMNAGGEAALQQLLAHPLIQISSAALTAWLEED
- the hypE gene encoding hydrogenase expression/formation protein HypE translates to MQNMDNFSLACPIPIAQYPQILLAHGGGGKLMHQLIDKMLAPTFGTTDVQHDAATFSLPPGRVAFTTDSYVVRPLFFPGGDIGSIAVCGTVNDLAMAGARPLYLSAGFILEEGLAIESLWQVVQSMQATAQKAGVRIITGDTKVVDRGKGDGIFINTAGVGIIEHDLTIAPQAVRSGDVLLLNGDIGRHGIAIMAMREGLAFTHTIESDVAPVADLVGQLLAAGIEIHCLRDLTRGGLATTLNEIATASRKDIQIDESLIPVEEQVQGACEMLGLDPLYVACEGRFVAFVAPQDADRALAIMQQHPLGVGACQIGSVTAETTGLVSLRSKIGAARIIDMLTGEQLPRIC